TGAACAACCAATTGAGGAGGAGGAGCTGAAGCCTATTATCCGGGACGGTGGCATTCAGCCTTGTTCTCTGTTTCCCGGTGAACAAATTGGTTGTGGTGTGGAAGATGAGAAGGCAGTGAATCTGGAAACTTCCAATGATAATGTGTTTGTGGCTGCTGATACTTGCTACAGCGGCATTCCTGTTGATGATGCTAACTATATGCCTGAGGAGCCGTTCATCAATCATAGCAACAATCTTTCACTCAGTGATGGTCTCAGCGGTGCTCCTCTACAAGATGATTTTAACTTTGAAGATTATCTTAACTTCTTTGACGATGAGGATGCTCAGAATTTGTCTCTTGATGTTTCTCAATTGTTGGGATCTGGAGAAGGACTCGACCAGAAAGTAAGCTTCTCTGCCTCTGACTTGCTTAGTTTTTTTTTTGTTTGTTGAGTGCTTTCTAACTTACTCTTACATCAGCAGCCTTCCCCTGAAGAACTGGAGAAGGAGAAGAAAAGTGGGGAAGGATCTTCTTCAAAACAAGATGCAGATGTCATTGACTTGGATTCAGGTAGATGTTCATACATTCCTCTTCAAACAAATCATTTGATGACAGATTCTAACTCTTCTGAAACCAAATCATGCAGCTTCAAAGCACCCTTTCCTCAAAAAGGGCAGCCACATGTTTGCTCCACCCTCATTTGCTTCTTCTCAGTTCCAAACAAAGGACGCTGCAATCAGGCTACACGCAGCGCAATCTTCAGGTTCGGTTCACGTTACTGCAGGTATGATGAGAATATCAAACATGACAACTCTAGCGGCGGAGAGCAGTATGGGCTGGTCATATGACAAGAACGGTAACCTCAACGTAGTCCTGTCTCTCGGCTTGGTCCAAAGCAAGACCGGACGAATTACAGCAACAAGAGCTATGTTGATCTTCATGTGTTTTTGGATTCTCTTACTTTATGTTAGCTTCAAAATAGGAACCATAGTCTCTGCTCGGTAATAGCATCAAAAGTTGAATCGTATGGGGAATAACTTTTGTAAGTGTTTGTACCTCTCTAATTATGTAGACTTCAACTCTGGCAGTGCTTTGCTGCCCAATAGTTTGAACTCTCTTTACAGTTTCTAGCTTGAGCTTCAAAATTTAAATACAAATAAGAACACAAAAACTATTATGAAAGAAGCAAATGCAATGTTATGGGTTGTTACAACAAAACTTCAACAAAATGAAATAAAGTTATTAAAAAACAAATGAAAATAGCACATCTAACTCCAAACATTGTATAATGTCAAGACCCAAAAAAAAAAAGAAAGAAGAAACAAAGATCCTAGAGAGAACATTCTCTGCCTCACTCAAAAGACTTCATCTTAAAGCTTAAGCCTCAAACCAATAAATAAAACAGACAAGAGATAGGAACCAATGATGGATACTCTATTCGGTGGCTCTCTCTGAGGCTGAATCAACTTTCTGTTTTATCATCGTCTCAGCTTGTTGGATTGCTCTTTGTGACCCTGTGATACTCACTTTCCTGTCATTTTTTTTTGCCATTTTGAACAATGTTTAGACATGAGAGGTTCGGTTTTAACTCAATAATGTTTAAACTTTTTACCTATCAGTGGTTCCAGACATGAAATCACCTCGGTCTGATATTTTTATTCTGGCACCTGTCATCTGAGTGATTTCCATGATGTTTCTTCCTCCACGGCCAAGGACCAATCCTATATGCTCATCCGACACACCAATTGTCACCGTTGTACTAGCTTCTTCCTGGAATATACCAAAACCCTCAGCTTAAGACATGTAAAAACCGAAAGACCACAACATTCATTCATATATCTGCAAATTGATACACCATACTATCCATAGCAGTAACAGTGAGATTCTTTCATATAATATATGCATAAATAGAGTGGAAGATGGTGCAAAGAGACTAACCTTGTGGTTTTGATACTTGCC
This genomic interval from Brassica oleracea var. oleracea cultivar TO1000 chromosome C2, BOL, whole genome shotgun sequence contains the following:
- the LOC106327251 gene encoding NAC domain-containing protein 78-like isoform X2, whose product is MGRGSATSLAPGFRFHPTDEELVRYYLKRKVCNKPFNFDAISVADVYKSEPWDLPDKSKLKGRDLEWYFFSMLDKKYSNGSKTNRATERGYWKTTGKDREIRNGTRAVGMKKTLVYHKGRAPRGERSNWVMHEYRLTDDELKIAGAPQDAFVLCRVFQKCGTGDKYGAPCLEEEWEEDTMTFVPEQEALCEGFGVDGDDVYLDIDEKPEDLVVCDAIPVQTNYCHGESSNNVESGNYEDCGNYVVDSEQPIEEEELKPIIRDGGIQPCSLFPGEQIGCGVEDEKAVNLETSNDNVFVAADTCYSGIPVDDANYMPEEPFINHSNNLSLSDGLSGAPLQDDFNFEDYLNFFDDEDAQNLSLDVSQLLGSGEGLDQKPSPEELEKEKKSGEGSSSKQDADVIDLDSASKHPFLKKGSHMFAPPSFASSQFQTKDAAIRLHAAQSSGSVHVTAGMMRISNMTTLAAESSMGWSYDKNGNLNVVLSLGLVQSKTGRITATRAMLIFMCFWILLLYVSFKIGTIVSAR
- the LOC106327251 gene encoding NAC domain-containing protein 78-like isoform X1, with the protein product MGRGSATSLAPGFRFHPTDEELVRYYLKRKVCNKPFNFDAISVADVYKSEPWDLPDKSKLKGRDLEWYFFSMLDKKYSNGSKTNRATERGYWKTTGKDREIRNGTRAVGMKKTLVYHKGRAPRGERSNWVMHEYRLTDDELKIAGAPQDAFVLCRVFQKCGTGDKYGAPCLEEEWEEDTMTFVPEQEALCEGFGVDGDDVYLDIDEKPEDLVVCDAIPVQTNYCHGESSNNVESGNYEDCGNYVVDSEQPIEEEELKPIIRDGGIQPCSLFPGEQIGCGVEDEKAVNLETSNDNVFVAADTCYSGIPVDDANYMPEEPFINHSNNLSLSDGLSGAPLQDDFNFEDYLNFFDDEDAQNLSLDVSQLLGSGEGLDQKQPSPEELEKEKKSGEGSSSKQDADVIDLDSASKHPFLKKGSHMFAPPSFASSQFQTKDAAIRLHAAQSSGSVHVTAGMMRISNMTTLAAESSMGWSYDKNGNLNVVLSLGLVQSKTGRITATRAMLIFMCFWILLLYVSFKIGTIVSAR